Proteins encoded within one genomic window of Platichthys flesus chromosome 17, fPlaFle2.1, whole genome shotgun sequence:
- the thrb gene encoding thyroid hormone receptor beta isoform X2, which yields MSEPAENCSPPWKDEAIQNGYIPSYLDKDELCVVCGDKATGYHYRCITCEGCKGFFRRTIQKNLNPTYACKYEGNCVIDKVTRNQCQECRFKKCIVVGMATDLVLNDSKRLAKRKLIEENRERRRKEELQKTVWDRLEPTQEEWDVIRMVTDAHMSTNAQGNHWKQKRKFLSAAGVKEDKPEEIGQASMANTPEGNKVDIEAFSQFTKIITPAITRVVDFAKKLPMFCELPCEDQIILLKGCCMEIMSLRAAVRYDPESETLTLNGEMAVTRGQLKNGGLGVVSDAIFDLGVSLSSFNLDDSEVALLQAVILLSSDRPGLSSVERIERCQEEFLLAFEHYINYRKHKLAHFWPKLLMKVTDLRMIGACHASRFLHMKVECPTELFPPLFLEVFED from the exons GGTACATACCAAGTTACCTGGACAAGGATGAGCTATGTGTAGTGTGCGGGGACAAAGCCACAGGCTACCACTATCGCTGCATTACCTGTGAAGGTTGTAAG GGTTTCTTCAGGCGGACGATCCAGAAGAACCTCAACCCGACCTATGCCTGCAAGTATGAGGGGAATTGTGTCATCGACAAAGTGACCAGGAATCAGTGCCAGGAATGTCGCTTCAAGAAGTGCATTGTGGTGGGAATGGCGACCGACT TGGTGTTAAACGACAGCAAGCGGTTGGCCAAGCGCAAGCTAATCGAGGAGAACCGGGAGCGCCGTCggaaggaggagctgcagaagacGGTGTGGGACCGACTGGAGCCCACCCAGGAGGAGTGGGACGTCATCCGTATGGTGACTGACGCCCATATGTCCACGAATGCCCAGGGCAACCACTGGAAGCAGAAGCGGAAATTCCTG AGTGCAGCGGGGGTGAAGGAAGATAAG CCTGAGGAAATTGGTCAAGCGTCCATGGCAAATACACCTGAAGGAAACAAAGTGGATATAGAAGCCTTCAGTCAGTTTACAAAAATTATCACCCCTGCCATTACCCGAGTGGTGGACTTTGCCAAAAAACTGCCTATGTTTTGTGAG CTGCCTTGTGAAGACCAGATCATCCTGTTGAAAGGCTGTTGCATGGAGATCATGTCGCTGCGAGCGGCTGTTCGCTACGATCCTGAGAGCGAGACTCTCACGCTGAATGGGGAGATGGCGGTCACACGGGGGCAGCTTAAGAACGGAGGCCTGGGCGTGGTCTCGGACGCCATCTTCGACCTCGGCGTGTCGCTGTCCTCCTTTAACCTGGACGACTCTGAGGTTGCTCTTCTTCAGGCGGTCATCCTGCTTTCATCCG ATCGGCCAGGCCTGAGTAGTGTGGAGCGGATCGAGCGCTGCCAAGAGGAGTTCCTGCTGGCCTTTGAACATTACATCAACTACCGCAAACACAAATTGGCACATTTCTGGCCCAAGCTGCTAATGAAGGTGACGGACCTGCGGATGATCGGCGCCTGCCACGCCAGCCGATTCCTCCACATGAAAGTGGAGTGTCCCACCGAGCtattccctcctctcttcctggaGGTCTTCGAGGACTGA
- the thrb gene encoding thyroid hormone receptor beta isoform X1, with protein sequence MSEPAENCSPPWKDEAIQNGYIPSYLDKDELCVVCGDKATGYHYRCITCEGCKGFFRRTIQKNLNPTYACKYEGNCVIDKVTRNQCQECRFKKCIVVGMATDLVLNDSKRLAKRKLIEENRERRRKEELQKTVWDRLEPTQEEWDVIRMVTDAHMSTNAQGNHWKQKRKFLVEEAMLLNEITCNLFYTSDQSAAGVKEDKPEEIGQASMANTPEGNKVDIEAFSQFTKIITPAITRVVDFAKKLPMFCELPCEDQIILLKGCCMEIMSLRAAVRYDPESETLTLNGEMAVTRGQLKNGGLGVVSDAIFDLGVSLSSFNLDDSEVALLQAVILLSSDRPGLSSVERIERCQEEFLLAFEHYINYRKHKLAHFWPKLLMKVTDLRMIGACHASRFLHMKVECPTELFPPLFLEVFED encoded by the exons GGTACATACCAAGTTACCTGGACAAGGATGAGCTATGTGTAGTGTGCGGGGACAAAGCCACAGGCTACCACTATCGCTGCATTACCTGTGAAGGTTGTAAG GGTTTCTTCAGGCGGACGATCCAGAAGAACCTCAACCCGACCTATGCCTGCAAGTATGAGGGGAATTGTGTCATCGACAAAGTGACCAGGAATCAGTGCCAGGAATGTCGCTTCAAGAAGTGCATTGTGGTGGGAATGGCGACCGACT TGGTGTTAAACGACAGCAAGCGGTTGGCCAAGCGCAAGCTAATCGAGGAGAACCGGGAGCGCCGTCggaaggaggagctgcagaagacGGTGTGGGACCGACTGGAGCCCACCCAGGAGGAGTGGGACGTCATCCGTATGGTGACTGACGCCCATATGTCCACGAATGCCCAGGGCAACCACTGGAAGCAGAAGCGGAAATTCCTG GTCGAGGAAGCTATGCTTCTTAATGAAATAACATGTAATTTATTCTATACTTCTGACCAGAGTGCAGCGGGGGTGAAGGAAGATAAG CCTGAGGAAATTGGTCAAGCGTCCATGGCAAATACACCTGAAGGAAACAAAGTGGATATAGAAGCCTTCAGTCAGTTTACAAAAATTATCACCCCTGCCATTACCCGAGTGGTGGACTTTGCCAAAAAACTGCCTATGTTTTGTGAG CTGCCTTGTGAAGACCAGATCATCCTGTTGAAAGGCTGTTGCATGGAGATCATGTCGCTGCGAGCGGCTGTTCGCTACGATCCTGAGAGCGAGACTCTCACGCTGAATGGGGAGATGGCGGTCACACGGGGGCAGCTTAAGAACGGAGGCCTGGGCGTGGTCTCGGACGCCATCTTCGACCTCGGCGTGTCGCTGTCCTCCTTTAACCTGGACGACTCTGAGGTTGCTCTTCTTCAGGCGGTCATCCTGCTTTCATCCG ATCGGCCAGGCCTGAGTAGTGTGGAGCGGATCGAGCGCTGCCAAGAGGAGTTCCTGCTGGCCTTTGAACATTACATCAACTACCGCAAACACAAATTGGCACATTTCTGGCCCAAGCTGCTAATGAAGGTGACGGACCTGCGGATGATCGGCGCCTGCCACGCCAGCCGATTCCTCCACATGAAAGTGGAGTGTCCCACCGAGCtattccctcctctcttcctggaGGTCTTCGAGGACTGA
- the thrb gene encoding thyroid hormone receptor beta isoform X4 — protein sequence MMNYCIPDMYEMPHVGMGGYTMQGSGEHCMYSGEGPGYGHFEPQPLHHPPCMEQTWPSQHYSCSYTGGSPVFKNEYCSMEIPLSHCHHQPEYFPEIKPDFSHLQWMQGAHRKGYIPSYLDKDELCVVCGDKATGYHYRCITCEGCKGFFRRTIQKNLNPTYACKYEGNCVIDKVTRNQCQECRFKKCIVVGMATDLVLNDSKRLAKRKLIEENRERRRKEELQKTVWDRLEPTQEEWDVIRMVTDAHMSTNAQGNHWKQKRKFLSAAGVKEDKPEEIGQASMANTPEGNKVDIEAFSQFTKIITPAITRVVDFAKKLPMFCELPCEDQIILLKGCCMEIMSLRAAVRYDPESETLTLNGEMAVTRGQLKNGGLGVVSDAIFDLGVSLSSFNLDDSEVALLQAVILLSSDRPGLSSVERIERCQEEFLLAFEHYINYRKHKLAHFWPKLLMKVTDLRMIGACHASRFLHMKVECPTELFPPLFLEVFED from the exons ATGATGAACTACTGCATACCAGACATGTATGAGATGCCGCATGTTGGCATGGGAGGCTACACGATGCAGGGCAGTGGGGAACACTGCATGTACTCAGGTGAGGGGCCCGGGTATGGCCACTTTGAGCCCCAGCCCCTGCACCATCCGCCCTGCATGGAGCAGACGTGGCCCAGCCAGCACTACTCTTGCTCTTACACTGGTGGCTCGCCTGTTTTTAAGAACGAGTATTGCAGCATGGAGATCCCTCTTAGTCACTGCCACCATCAGCCTGAGTACTTTCCTGAGATCAAACCCGACTTCTCGCACCTACAGTGGATGCAGGGTGCTCATAGAAAAG GGTACATACCAAGTTACCTGGACAAGGATGAGCTATGTGTAGTGTGCGGGGACAAAGCCACAGGCTACCACTATCGCTGCATTACCTGTGAAGGTTGTAAG GGTTTCTTCAGGCGGACGATCCAGAAGAACCTCAACCCGACCTATGCCTGCAAGTATGAGGGGAATTGTGTCATCGACAAAGTGACCAGGAATCAGTGCCAGGAATGTCGCTTCAAGAAGTGCATTGTGGTGGGAATGGCGACCGACT TGGTGTTAAACGACAGCAAGCGGTTGGCCAAGCGCAAGCTAATCGAGGAGAACCGGGAGCGCCGTCggaaggaggagctgcagaagacGGTGTGGGACCGACTGGAGCCCACCCAGGAGGAGTGGGACGTCATCCGTATGGTGACTGACGCCCATATGTCCACGAATGCCCAGGGCAACCACTGGAAGCAGAAGCGGAAATTCCTG AGTGCAGCGGGGGTGAAGGAAGATAAG CCTGAGGAAATTGGTCAAGCGTCCATGGCAAATACACCTGAAGGAAACAAAGTGGATATAGAAGCCTTCAGTCAGTTTACAAAAATTATCACCCCTGCCATTACCCGAGTGGTGGACTTTGCCAAAAAACTGCCTATGTTTTGTGAG CTGCCTTGTGAAGACCAGATCATCCTGTTGAAAGGCTGTTGCATGGAGATCATGTCGCTGCGAGCGGCTGTTCGCTACGATCCTGAGAGCGAGACTCTCACGCTGAATGGGGAGATGGCGGTCACACGGGGGCAGCTTAAGAACGGAGGCCTGGGCGTGGTCTCGGACGCCATCTTCGACCTCGGCGTGTCGCTGTCCTCCTTTAACCTGGACGACTCTGAGGTTGCTCTTCTTCAGGCGGTCATCCTGCTTTCATCCG ATCGGCCAGGCCTGAGTAGTGTGGAGCGGATCGAGCGCTGCCAAGAGGAGTTCCTGCTGGCCTTTGAACATTACATCAACTACCGCAAACACAAATTGGCACATTTCTGGCCCAAGCTGCTAATGAAGGTGACGGACCTGCGGATGATCGGCGCCTGCCACGCCAGCCGATTCCTCCACATGAAAGTGGAGTGTCCCACCGAGCtattccctcctctcttcctggaGGTCTTCGAGGACTGA
- the thrb gene encoding thyroid hormone receptor beta isoform X3 has product MMNYCIPDMYEMPHVGMGGYTMQGSGEHCMYSGEGPGYGHFEPQPLHHPPCMEQTWPSQHYSCSYTGGSPVFKNEYCSMEIPLSHCHHQPEYFPEIKPDFSHLQWMQGAHRKGYIPSYLDKDELCVVCGDKATGYHYRCITCEGCKGFFRRTIQKNLNPTYACKYEGNCVIDKVTRNQCQECRFKKCIVVGMATDLVLNDSKRLAKRKLIEENRERRRKEELQKTVWDRLEPTQEEWDVIRMVTDAHMSTNAQGNHWKQKRKFLVEEAMLLNEITCNLFYTSDQSAAGVKEDKPEEIGQASMANTPEGNKVDIEAFSQFTKIITPAITRVVDFAKKLPMFCELPCEDQIILLKGCCMEIMSLRAAVRYDPESETLTLNGEMAVTRGQLKNGGLGVVSDAIFDLGVSLSSFNLDDSEVALLQAVILLSSDRPGLSSVERIERCQEEFLLAFEHYINYRKHKLAHFWPKLLMKVTDLRMIGACHASRFLHMKVECPTELFPPLFLEVFED; this is encoded by the exons ATGATGAACTACTGCATACCAGACATGTATGAGATGCCGCATGTTGGCATGGGAGGCTACACGATGCAGGGCAGTGGGGAACACTGCATGTACTCAGGTGAGGGGCCCGGGTATGGCCACTTTGAGCCCCAGCCCCTGCACCATCCGCCCTGCATGGAGCAGACGTGGCCCAGCCAGCACTACTCTTGCTCTTACACTGGTGGCTCGCCTGTTTTTAAGAACGAGTATTGCAGCATGGAGATCCCTCTTAGTCACTGCCACCATCAGCCTGAGTACTTTCCTGAGATCAAACCCGACTTCTCGCACCTACAGTGGATGCAGGGTGCTCATAGAAAAG GGTACATACCAAGTTACCTGGACAAGGATGAGCTATGTGTAGTGTGCGGGGACAAAGCCACAGGCTACCACTATCGCTGCATTACCTGTGAAGGTTGTAAG GGTTTCTTCAGGCGGACGATCCAGAAGAACCTCAACCCGACCTATGCCTGCAAGTATGAGGGGAATTGTGTCATCGACAAAGTGACCAGGAATCAGTGCCAGGAATGTCGCTTCAAGAAGTGCATTGTGGTGGGAATGGCGACCGACT TGGTGTTAAACGACAGCAAGCGGTTGGCCAAGCGCAAGCTAATCGAGGAGAACCGGGAGCGCCGTCggaaggaggagctgcagaagacGGTGTGGGACCGACTGGAGCCCACCCAGGAGGAGTGGGACGTCATCCGTATGGTGACTGACGCCCATATGTCCACGAATGCCCAGGGCAACCACTGGAAGCAGAAGCGGAAATTCCTG GTCGAGGAAGCTATGCTTCTTAATGAAATAACATGTAATTTATTCTATACTTCTGACCAGAGTGCAGCGGGGGTGAAGGAAGATAAG CCTGAGGAAATTGGTCAAGCGTCCATGGCAAATACACCTGAAGGAAACAAAGTGGATATAGAAGCCTTCAGTCAGTTTACAAAAATTATCACCCCTGCCATTACCCGAGTGGTGGACTTTGCCAAAAAACTGCCTATGTTTTGTGAG CTGCCTTGTGAAGACCAGATCATCCTGTTGAAAGGCTGTTGCATGGAGATCATGTCGCTGCGAGCGGCTGTTCGCTACGATCCTGAGAGCGAGACTCTCACGCTGAATGGGGAGATGGCGGTCACACGGGGGCAGCTTAAGAACGGAGGCCTGGGCGTGGTCTCGGACGCCATCTTCGACCTCGGCGTGTCGCTGTCCTCCTTTAACCTGGACGACTCTGAGGTTGCTCTTCTTCAGGCGGTCATCCTGCTTTCATCCG ATCGGCCAGGCCTGAGTAGTGTGGAGCGGATCGAGCGCTGCCAAGAGGAGTTCCTGCTGGCCTTTGAACATTACATCAACTACCGCAAACACAAATTGGCACATTTCTGGCCCAAGCTGCTAATGAAGGTGACGGACCTGCGGATGATCGGCGCCTGCCACGCCAGCCGATTCCTCCACATGAAAGTGGAGTGTCCCACCGAGCtattccctcctctcttcctggaGGTCTTCGAGGACTGA